The Puntigrus tetrazona isolate hp1 chromosome 4, ASM1883169v1, whole genome shotgun sequence genome includes a window with the following:
- the lrguk gene encoding leucine-rich repeat and guanylate kinase domain-containing protein, whose translation MTTMTNDGELMEDEVFKCLSVLGQSATGLQHTYLCLSIPGRDLKNVSILCNYIYLQKLELPYNKIKDLSCVSHMPHLIILDASHNQLTEFFGFQPPKNLKEVNFSHNQMSAMKDLSAYSSLTKLILDYNSFSAIRGLEKCKRLSHLSLTHNNISRIRGLDHLPLRKLCLSGNVIQKIENLQTLSSLQVLDLSCNRIQSLSGLQNLHLLGNINLESNLINEVKEAAHMHDLILLREINLLRNPVQDQDDYRLAVIFLLQHLIILDQHTVTAEEKVSAVNKYDPPLEVVAARDHMTHLVYQLMQPQVIFDSTLPSLDAPYPMLVLTGPQACGKRELSHKLCQEFSDFFAYGACHTTRGPYYGEEDGSDYHFVTEEEFQNMIQMGQFVQTMQYGGHWYGLSRETIEHVAREGLACCVHMELEGVYSLKNSYFEPRYILLIPTVVDNYICFLKARGFYSNAQMEKAVSRIDLYSMTNRESPGFFDNIIPCDDRAEAYQTLKQLVKEYLGLEEHGGGDSSSVTSDNTSTNATGELLAANTTEATDLMDSYSRNYQNKIQAQMTPQQTPTEMASNHRRQQLIREALSGKSPGAYAELFQRSAPTAPSSLASQSRPPPGPSSSVCPVGLNATDPDQDSSSEESRASSGLSMRSSAGVLSVAQGSDTGSGPNIEPLDISMLGQDQDSLRGHMESGLTPDAPRSVSERVSPTLPSSPGRPGANVKPVLPPIPSGRKTNESGSKQ comes from the exons ATGACAACAATGACG AATGACGGTGAGTTAATGGAGGACGAGGTGTTTAAATGCCTGTCCGTCCTGGGACAGTCAGCTACCGGACTCCAGCACACTTACCTATGCCTCTCTATCCCA GGGCGAGACTTGAAAAATGTCTCCATTTTATGCAATTACATCTATCTACAAAAGCTAGAGCTTCCCTACAATAAAATCAAAG ATCTATCCTGCGTGAGTCACATGCCACACCTCATCATACTGGATGCTTCCCACAACCAACTCACTGAGTTTTTTGGATTCCAGCCGCCAAAAAATCTCAAG GAGGTAAATTTCTCACATAACCAGATGTCCGCAATGAAGGATCTTTCTGCATATTCGTCTTTAACAAAACTTATTCTTGACT ATAATTCATTTAGTGCCATCAGGGGGCTGGAAAAGTGCAAAAGGCTCTCACACCTCAGCCTGACCCATAACAACATCTCCCGCATTAGGGGTCTGGACCATCTGCCACTCAGAAAGCTCTGCCTG agtgGGAATGTGATACAGAAGATTGAGAATCTCCAGACTCTAAGCAGCCTCCAGGTTCTGGATTTGTCCTGTAACCGGATTCAAAGCCTCTCGGGTCTCCAGAACCTCCATCTCCTGGGAAACATCAACCTTGAGAGCAATCTG ATCAATGAGGTAAAGGAGGCTGCACATATGCATGACCTGATACTGTTGAGAGAAATTAATCTCCTCAGAAACCCAGTGCAG gaccAGGACGACTATAGACTAGCTGTGATATTCCTCCTTCAGCACCTCATAATTCTAGATCAACACACTGTAACTGCAGAGGAGAAG GTGTCTGCTGTGAACAAGTATGACCCTCCTCTGGAGGTGGTCGCAGCCAGAGATCATATGACCCACTTGGTATATCAGCTCATGCAACCTCAGGTTATTTTTGACAG TACTCTCCCCAGTCTGGATGCTCCATATCCCATGCTGGTCCTCACTGGCCCCCAAGCCTGTGGCAAGAGGGAATTATCCCATAAGCTGTGCCAGGAGTTTAGCGACTTTTTTGCTTATGG TGCCTGCCACACCACGAGGGGGCCCTATTATGGGGAAGAGGATGGATCCGACTATCACTTTGTCACTGAAGAAGAATTTCAGAACATGATTCAAATG GGTCAATTCGTCCAGACAATGCAGTACGGAGGACATTGGTATGGCCTATCGCGAGAAACTATTGAACATGTGGCTCGTGAAGGTCTGGCCTGCTGTGTGCATATGGAACTAGAG GGAGTGTATAGTTTGAAGAACTCATATTTTGAGCCACGTTACATCTTGCTGATCCCCACTGTTGTTGATAATTACATTTGCTTTCTGAAAGCAAGAGGATTCTACAGCAACGCTCAGATGGAAAAAGCCGTGTCTCGTATTGATTTGTATTCCATGACCAACAGAGAATCGCCTGGCTTCTTTGACAACATCATACCTTGTG ATGATCGTGCTGAGGCCTACCAGACTTTAAAACAGCTGGTAAAGGAGTACCTGGGTCTAGAGGAGCATGGAGGAGGTGACAGCAGCTCAGTGACATCTGACAACACCTCCACAA ACGCAACTGGCGAGTTACTGGCAGCCAACACGACAGAGGCCACTGACCTCATGGACTCCTACAGCAGAAACTACCAGAACAAAATCCAGGCCCAAATGACCCCGCAGCAGACTCCTACA GAAATGGCTTCCAATCACAGACGCCAGCAGCTGATTCGAGAAGCTCTGAGTGGGAAGAGTCCTGGTGCTTATGCTGAGCTGTTTCAGAG aagTGCACCCACTGCTCCATCATCATTAGCCTCTCAGTCCCGGCCCCCACCCGGCCCCTCTTCCTCAGTGTGTCCCGTTGGCCTCAACGCTACTGACCCTGATCAGGACAGCAG TTCTGAGGAATCTCGTGCCAGTTCTGGCCTGTCCATGAGGAGCTCAGCAGGGGTGCTCTCAGTGGCCCAGGGGTCAGACACTGGCTCAGGGCCCAACATAGAGCCTTTGGATATTTCTATGTTGGGGCAGGACCAGGACTCTCTTAGAG GTCACATGGAGTCTGGCCTGACCCCTGATGCCCCTCGCTCTGTGTCTGAGAGGGTCTCCCCAACGCTCCCTTCCTCCCCGGGCCGCCCAGGTGCCAACGTTAAACCAGTCCTTCCGCCCATCCCATCTGGAAGGAAGACCAATGAGTCTGGCTCAAAGCAGTAA